From Dehalococcoidia bacterium:
CTCCCTTCTCGAGACGGACCGCGACGTCGAGTTCCGCATGTACCAGGCCATGGCGGCGGCAGGTGTGCCCGTCCCCCCGATGTACTGGATCGAGCCCGATGGCGCCGGGTTGGAGCGGCCCTTCTTCGTCATGGGGCGGGTGGAAGGCGAGACCAACGGAGCGCTGCTCGTCTCGCCGTCCTACGGCGGGTCGCGGGAAGAAATCGCGCGCCAGAAGGCGCAGATCCTGGCGCGCATCCATCGCGCCGACTGGCGGGCGCTCGGCGTGGAGGCGTTTGCCGGCCCAGCACCGACCCCGGAGACGGCCGCTCGAGTCGAGGTCGAGCGCTGGGAGTCGATCATGCGTCGTGACGCGCTGGAGCCGCAGCCCGTGCTGGAAGCGGCGCTGGGCTGGCTCAAGCGGAACGCGCCCGTGGCGCCGGCGATCACCGTGGTCCACGGCGACTACCGCACCGGCAACTTCCTCTACGACGACAAGAAGATCAACGCCATCCTGGACTGGGAAATGGCCCACCTCGGCGACCCGATGGAAGACATCGGCTGGCTATGCCTGCGCAGCTGGCGGCATGGCACCGAGCTTGCCGGCGGCCTGGTGGAGCGCGAGCGCTTCTACGAGATGTACGAAACGGCCGGCGGGTACCCTGTAGACCGGCGCTCGGTCCACTTCTGGGAGGTGCTCGGCAACCTGAAGCTGGCCGTGATCTTCCTTACGGGCGGGCGCTCTCTGGTGGAGGGCAGGACCGCGGACCTCATCCTTGCCATGACGACCCGCATGATCCCCGGGATCGAACGCGAGATACTGACGCTCCTGGAGGCTGGACCATGAGGCCGGACGGCGACGAATTGCCGGGCATCATCCGCCGCGCGCTGGTCGAGTACGTGGCGCCGGAGGTGTCCAGCGTCTACGGGCGCACCCAGCTGACGTACGCCCTCAGCCTGCTCGCCCAGCTGGCGCGCGAGGCCGACGGCGCGGCCGCGAGGCTGGACCAGGAGATCTCGGCCCTGCGGCGCGTGCTGGGTGCCGCGCTCCGGCGGCTGGAGGCGGCGGACGAGGACCCTCGGCTCGTCTCTGACGCCCGAGCCGCCCTGCGGTTGCGGCGCAAGCGCGACCTGCGCCTCTCCGCCCTGCGCGCGGAGCGCGCCGCGTTACTCGAGGTCCTGGTCCGGCTCGAGGCAGCATGTTCGGGAGCGGCCAGGGGGACCGCCCGGGCGCGGGTGCACGGACTGCTGGTCTCCTTCCTCCGCGCGCAGTCCGGGGGCCGGGCCCCGGCGCGCTGAGGCGACCCGAGCCCGTAACTGCGGGTCCGCGCACCATCGGGAGGCGCGCCGCGCTCCTGCTCCTTGCCGGCTCAGCAGCCGCACTGGCAGCCTCTCACCTCGCGCTGGCGATGTCCGCCTTCGACGCCTACGCCGGGCTGCTCCAGCGGCTGATGTTCGCGGCCGCCTACCTCTGGTTCGCCATCGAGGCCTGGAGCGCGGACGCCACAGTGGGGCCTCCGTCAGGTCAACCGGTCGATGAAGATCGTCGCCAGTCCCAGGTAGATC
This genomic window contains:
- a CDS encoding phosphotransferase family protein; protein product: MLTESGLVSYLARRMPEASEISVTKLARIPGGASRETWSFEARWREDGALRERGFIVRRDPTGSLLETDRDVEFRMYQAMAAAGVPVPPMYWIEPDGAGLERPFFVMGRVEGETNGALLVSPSYGGSREEIARQKAQILARIHRADWRALGVEAFAGPAPTPETAARVEVERWESIMRRDALEPQPVLEAALGWLKRNAPVAPAITVVHGDYRTGNFLYDDKKINAILDWEMAHLGDPMEDIGWLCLRSWRHGTELAGGLVERERFYEMYETAGGYPVDRRSVHFWEVLGNLKLAVIFLTGGRSLVEGRTADLILAMTTRMIPGIEREILTLLEAGP